From a region of the uncultured Draconibacterium sp. genome:
- a CDS encoding M56 family metallopeptidase has protein sequence MEATLIYLLNASGGIVLFYLVYWLFLRHETFHAANRWFLVASLCIATILPLIPVRYEVLVEAANGAKTGAHTIADTFKNIPVFKGAEESTTAFSWQQAILLIYLTGAAIFLLRLLTQTLILIHLMIKHRVTSLNGMRVVENQKYGLPFSFFNIVFINPKFHTQDDLPEILAHEKVHIRENHWFDLLFIELLTVIFWFNPFIWMFERAIKQNHEYLADKGVLAQGHTVGRYQALLVNQLMGMQIIGITNNLNFALSTNRLKMMTKKKTSARRLIRFIWALPALALLLFAFAEPQYSYTETEIVGNELIPADTQSGKQLTIHGKVVSKETGEAIPGASIVIKGTTVGHVSDRDGTFTLVDHNPTVKADGSLSTEVVVSFVGMKTVANTISASGSGVDKAKYTFKMEDEIIVISTLVPPPPPPVIKGEEKLVKKGETNVPPPPPPPAVNGEKEVFFIVEDMPEYPGGQTALAILVQKMQKKLTKEKNIKGNAKVLFTVNAKGEVSDIKIVEKDNDAAAKGAYAIASQLDDWKPGKQRGKAVPVKFLLPIEFK, from the coding sequence ATGGAAGCAACACTGATATATCTGCTTAACGCATCGGGCGGAATTGTTTTGTTTTACCTGGTGTACTGGTTGTTTTTGCGCCACGAAACTTTTCACGCTGCCAACCGCTGGTTTCTTGTTGCCTCATTATGTATTGCAACTATTTTACCTTTAATTCCAGTGCGATACGAGGTTTTGGTTGAGGCAGCCAACGGAGCAAAAACCGGTGCACATACAATTGCCGATACGTTTAAAAATATTCCGGTATTTAAAGGAGCGGAAGAAAGTACCACAGCCTTTAGCTGGCAGCAGGCCATTCTGCTGATATACCTCACCGGGGCCGCGATTTTCCTGCTTCGTTTACTTACCCAAACTCTTATTCTCATTCATTTAATGATAAAACACCGCGTAACTTCGCTTAACGGAATGCGCGTTGTAGAAAACCAAAAATACGGACTCCCCTTCTCATTTTTTAATATTGTTTTTATCAATCCGAAATTTCATACACAGGACGACCTGCCGGAAATTCTGGCTCACGAAAAAGTGCACATTCGTGAGAATCACTGGTTCGACCTGCTTTTTATAGAACTGTTAACAGTCATCTTTTGGTTCAACCCATTTATTTGGATGTTTGAACGAGCAATTAAACAAAACCATGAGTACCTGGCCGACAAAGGTGTTCTTGCGCAGGGACACACTGTGGGCCGTTACCAGGCTTTATTAGTAAACCAGCTGATGGGCATGCAAATTATTGGAATTACCAATAATCTGAATTTTGCCCTTAGCACAAATCGATTAAAAATGATGACGAAAAAGAAAACATCGGCCCGCCGGCTGATACGATTTATCTGGGCACTGCCCGCTCTTGCGCTGTTGTTGTTCGCTTTTGCCGAACCACAATACAGTTACACCGAAACGGAGATTGTTGGAAACGAGCTAATTCCTGCCGATACACAATCGGGTAAACAATTGACCATTCACGGAAAAGTTGTTTCGAAAGAAACCGGGGAAGCAATTCCCGGAGCCTCGATTGTTATTAAAGGAACAACTGTTGGGCATGTATCTGACCGCGATGGAACTTTCACTCTCGTTGATCACAATCCAACTGTAAAAGCTGATGGAAGTTTAAGTACTGAAGTTGTGGTTTCGTTTGTTGGCATGAAAACCGTTGCGAATACAATATCTGCGTCAGGTTCCGGAGTGGACAAAGCGAAGTATACTTTTAAAATGGAGGACGAAATTATTGTTATTTCTACCCTTGTTCCTCCGCCACCACCGCCGGTAATAAAAGGTGAAGAAAAACTTGTTAAAAAAGGAGAAACTAATGTTCCGCCGCCACCGCCGCCACCTGCTGTTAACGGAGAAAAAGAAGTATTCTTTATTGTGGAAGATATGCCTGAATATCCAGGAGGTCAAACTGCATTGGCAATATTAGTTCAGAAGATGCAAAAAAAACTGACAAAAGAGAAGAACATTAAAGGAAATGCCAAAGTTCTATTTACGGTAAATGCTAAAGGCGAAGTAAGCGACATTAAAATTGTAGAAAAAGATAACGATGCTGCAGCAAAAGGAGCTTATGCGATTGCAAGCCAACTGGACGACTGGAAACCGGGGAAACAGCGTGGCAAGGCTGTGCCTGTGAAGTTTTTACTTCCTATTGAGTTTAAATAA
- a CDS encoding glycoside hydrolase family 13 protein, translating to MKKLITLFIILLTLNVLGQEVARVEPPNWWAGMKNPDLQLMIYGEDISKTDVVIDYPGVRLEATTKVENPNYLFVDLKLAKDVEAGEFEIQFKQGDKVVDSYNYELWDRENGSAKREGFNSSDVIYLITPDRFVNGDTGNDEVEGMKEGLDRDYNYGRHGGDIRGIINSLDYLQNMGFTAVWLNPVLENDMPEASYHGYACTDFYQVDRRYGSNDEYRELNEELDKRGMKLIMDLIFNHCGSEHWWMHDMPMKDWINNYPEMKITTHRRTVNEDPHASEADKKAMVDGWFVSAMPDMNQKNPFLAKYLIQNSIWWVEYVGLEGIRQDTWPYPDKNMMSDWTKELLEEYPDFNVVGEEWTTNPAIVSYWQKGKLNQDGYKNYAPSMMDFPLQSAVSEGLRNEESFDFGLIQIYNTLANDFLYPDPYKLTIFPDNHDMSRFYVQVGEDADLLKMGVVFFLTTRGIPQIYYGTEILMRHDGSEHGDIRADYPGGWVGDKVNAFTGEGMSDAAKDMQHYVSKIQNWRKNADVIHDGKLMHFVPEDGTYTFFRYTDDEAVMVILNKNTEAKTIKTDRFNEVMDGYKSGKEIISGNTISELSEVTVPAKSAIIVELNK from the coding sequence ATGAAGAAACTTATCACTTTGTTTATCATCCTTCTTACCCTGAATGTATTGGGCCAGGAAGTAGCACGGGTTGAACCGCCAAACTGGTGGGCAGGAATGAAAAATCCCGACTTACAATTAATGATTTATGGTGAGGATATATCAAAAACCGATGTGGTGATCGATTACCCGGGAGTAAGGTTGGAGGCCACCACAAAAGTGGAAAATCCGAACTACCTCTTTGTCGATCTGAAGCTGGCAAAAGATGTAGAAGCCGGCGAATTTGAAATTCAATTTAAACAAGGCGATAAAGTTGTAGATAGCTACAACTACGAATTGTGGGACCGCGAAAATGGATCCGCAAAAAGAGAAGGTTTTAATTCTTCTGACGTAATATATCTGATCACACCTGACCGGTTTGTGAATGGCGATACCGGCAATGACGAGGTGGAAGGAATGAAAGAAGGTCTAGACCGTGATTATAACTATGGCCGCCATGGTGGGGATATTCGCGGAATCATAAACTCGCTGGATTACCTGCAAAACATGGGGTTTACAGCCGTTTGGTTAAACCCTGTGCTGGAAAACGATATGCCCGAAGCATCGTACCACGGTTATGCCTGCACCGATTTTTACCAGGTTGATAGAAGATATGGCTCTAACGATGAGTATCGCGAACTAAATGAAGAGCTGGATAAGCGCGGAATGAAACTGATTATGGATTTAATCTTTAATCACTGTGGATCGGAACACTGGTGGATGCATGATATGCCTATGAAAGACTGGATCAACAATTACCCGGAAATGAAGATTACCACTCACCGCCGTACGGTGAATGAAGATCCACACGCTTCGGAAGCGGATAAAAAAGCAATGGTGGACGGGTGGTTTGTAAGCGCAATGCCCGACATGAACCAGAAAAATCCCTTCCTTGCAAAATACCTTATTCAAAACAGTATTTGGTGGGTTGAATATGTTGGTTTGGAGGGAATTAGACAAGATACATGGCCTTATCCCGACAAGAATATGATGAGCGATTGGACAAAAGAATTGTTAGAAGAATACCCTGATTTTAATGTGGTTGGAGAAGAGTGGACCACTAATCCGGCCATTGTTTCCTACTGGCAAAAGGGAAAACTCAACCAGGACGGTTATAAGAATTATGCACCAAGTATGATGGATTTTCCATTGCAGAGTGCGGTTTCTGAAGGATTACGCAACGAAGAAAGTTTCGACTTTGGGTTGATTCAGATTTATAATACATTGGCTAACGACTTTTTATATCCTGATCCTTACAAACTGACCATTTTCCCGGACAACCACGATATGTCGCGTTTCTATGTTCAGGTGGGCGAAGATGCGGATTTGCTGAAAATGGGAGTGGTGTTCTTTTTAACTACCCGTGGAATTCCGCAAATTTATTACGGTACCGAAATTCTGATGCGCCACGACGGAAGTGAGCACGGCGATATTCGTGCTGATTATCCCGGCGGTTGGGTAGGCGACAAAGTAAATGCGTTTACCGGCGAAGGAATGAGCGATGCAGCCAAGGATATGCAGCATTATGTGTCTAAAATCCAGAACTGGCGAAAAAATGCCGATGTAATTCACGATGGGAAATTGATGCACTTTGTTCCTGAAGATGGAACATATACTTTTTTCCGCTATACTGATGACGAAGCTGTGATGGTTATTCTGAATAAAAACACCGAAGCAAAAACCATCAAAACCGATCGTTTTAATGAAGTGATGGATGGTTATAAATCGGGTAAAGAAATTATCTCGGGTAACACCATTTCAGAACTCTCGGAAGTTACGGTTCCTGCAAAATCAGCTATAATAGTTGAATTGAATAAATAA
- the mfd gene encoding transcription-repair coupling factor, with amino-acid sequence MATTTFLKYFEGHSAIAGVVKKAAAPPGEKIHLHGLIGSAKTVLLARVFQEIQKNCIVLLNDREEAAYFFDDLNNLGFAENTLFLPSSYKRSVQYDNPEQENIVQRTEVLNLLSAAEKPYFVISYPEAIIEKVISNESLENNTLQVKSGDKISTDFINEFLYEYGFERVDFVYEPGQFSVRGSIVDIFSFSHEDPFRIDFFGDEVDSIRSFDIENQLSKERLNHITIVPNIQNSSVEGERVSFIEFQEKESLWFGNNTNQFVDRIAELHRQTIVAREEEDIVDLLLTPAELEKQLKAKTVFDFGNDLAFSTDEKIEFATSSQPVFNKNFELLGSNLTEHRKNGYELFILSSQEKQIERLQTIFKDTDVKVSFNPINFVLHEGFIDHELKACFYTDHQIFERYHRFKLKNRKAQREAISLKELNKLHPGDYVVHIDHGIGKFAGLARTEVNGKMQEAIRLVYKDNDSLLVSIHSLHRISKYKGKDGGEPKINKLGTGAWQKMKNRTKSKVKDIAKELIALYAKRRAEKGYAFSHDSYLQTELEASFIYEDTPDQEKSTAAVKEDMEKTMPMDRLVCGDVGFGKTEIAIRAAFKAVTDSKQVAVLVPTTILAFQHYKTFTERLQDFPVKIDYVSRLKSTAQVKAALKDVADGKTDIIIGTHRLVSKDVKFKDLGLLVIDEEQKFGVSVKEKLKQFKVNVDTLTLTATPIPRTLQFSLMGARDLSIIQTPPPNRYPIVTEVHGFNDQMIKEAILYEMDRNGQVFIIHNRVQNIYEVEATIKRIVPDAKTVVGHGQMEGPKLEKVMLDFINGKFDVLIATTIIESGLDIPNANTIIINHAQNFGLSDLHQLRGRVGRSNKKAFCYLIAPPLSTVSAEARRRLQAIEQFSELGSGFNIAMQDLDIRGAGNMLGAEQSGFIADIGFETYHRILNEAIQELKQGEFKDLFAEEDKAQSQAFLNIKYVNDCTIDTDMELLFPSDYIPGNSERMMLYRELDNIESKDALDNFTKGLQDRFGELPRESRELIDILPLRWKAIDLSMERIILKNKKMICYFVSDQKSSFYQSGDFIKIVQYVQTGKSKGRMKETNGKLTLSFSNVPNVETADYILREIIDEAKS; translated from the coding sequence TTGGCAACAACCACGTTTCTAAAATATTTCGAGGGGCATAGCGCTATAGCCGGAGTGGTAAAAAAGGCTGCTGCCCCCCCGGGTGAAAAAATTCACCTGCATGGGCTTATTGGGTCTGCCAAAACCGTTTTACTTGCCAGGGTATTTCAGGAAATTCAGAAAAATTGTATTGTCCTGCTTAACGACCGCGAGGAAGCCGCTTATTTCTTCGACGACCTGAATAATCTTGGTTTTGCTGAAAATACCTTGTTTTTGCCTTCGTCGTACAAACGATCGGTGCAATACGATAACCCGGAACAGGAAAACATTGTGCAGCGCACAGAGGTATTAAACCTGTTATCAGCTGCCGAAAAGCCTTACTTTGTTATTTCGTATCCCGAGGCGATCATCGAGAAAGTGATCTCTAACGAAAGCCTCGAAAACAATACGCTGCAGGTAAAAAGTGGCGATAAAATTTCTACCGATTTTATTAACGAGTTTTTGTACGAATACGGTTTCGAGCGGGTAGACTTTGTTTATGAGCCCGGTCAGTTTTCGGTACGAGGAAGTATCGTCGACATTTTTTCATTTTCGCACGAAGATCCTTTTCGTATCGATTTTTTTGGTGATGAAGTCGACTCTATCCGAAGTTTCGATATCGAGAATCAACTTTCGAAAGAGCGTTTAAACCATATTACGATTGTTCCGAATATTCAAAACAGTTCGGTGGAAGGAGAACGGGTTTCATTTATCGAATTCCAGGAGAAAGAAAGCCTGTGGTTTGGAAATAACACCAACCAGTTTGTCGACCGGATTGCAGAACTGCACCGCCAAACAATTGTAGCGCGCGAAGAGGAAGATATTGTTGATCTGCTTTTAACTCCTGCCGAATTAGAAAAGCAACTAAAAGCAAAAACTGTTTTTGATTTTGGCAACGACCTGGCTTTTTCTACCGACGAGAAAATAGAGTTTGCCACTTCGAGCCAGCCGGTTTTTAATAAGAATTTTGAACTGCTGGGATCGAACCTGACAGAACACCGAAAAAATGGCTACGAGCTGTTTATTCTATCCAGCCAGGAAAAACAGATAGAGCGACTACAAACGATTTTTAAAGATACTGATGTAAAAGTCTCGTTTAATCCGATAAATTTTGTACTCCACGAAGGTTTTATCGATCACGAACTGAAAGCCTGTTTTTACACCGACCACCAGATTTTTGAGCGCTACCACCGTTTTAAATTAAAAAACCGAAAAGCGCAACGCGAGGCAATTTCACTAAAGGAACTGAATAAACTGCATCCGGGTGATTACGTGGTACACATCGATCACGGAATTGGAAAATTCGCCGGACTGGCACGTACCGAAGTGAATGGCAAAATGCAGGAAGCTATTCGTTTGGTTTATAAAGATAACGACTCGCTATTGGTGAGTATTCACTCGCTGCACCGCATTTCGAAATACAAAGGGAAAGACGGTGGCGAGCCCAAAATCAACAAACTGGGTACCGGCGCGTGGCAAAAAATGAAAAACCGCACCAAGTCGAAGGTGAAGGATATTGCCAAAGAACTGATTGCCCTGTATGCCAAACGACGCGCTGAAAAAGGTTATGCTTTTTCGCACGATTCGTACCTGCAAACCGAGCTGGAAGCATCATTTATTTACGAAGATACGCCCGACCAGGAAAAGTCGACGGCAGCGGTGAAAGAAGACATGGAAAAAACCATGCCGATGGACCGCCTTGTTTGTGGCGACGTTGGTTTTGGGAAAACAGAAATTGCCATCCGGGCCGCTTTTAAAGCCGTTACCGACAGCAAACAAGTGGCCGTTTTGGTGCCGACAACCATTTTGGCATTTCAGCATTATAAAACATTTACCGAGCGTTTGCAGGATTTTCCGGTAAAAATAGATTACGTCAGCCGCCTAAAATCTACCGCTCAGGTAAAAGCTGCATTAAAAGATGTTGCCGACGGAAAAACCGACATAATTATTGGAACACACCGACTGGTAAGTAAAGACGTTAAGTTTAAAGACCTGGGTTTATTGGTTATAGATGAAGAGCAAAAATTTGGTGTATCGGTAAAAGAAAAGCTGAAGCAGTTTAAGGTTAATGTCGATACCCTAACTTTAACTGCAACGCCAATTCCGCGTACTTTGCAATTCTCGTTGATGGGTGCACGCGACTTGTCGATTATTCAAACACCACCACCCAACCGTTACCCAATTGTAACTGAAGTTCATGGCTTTAACGATCAGATGATAAAAGAGGCCATCCTGTACGAGATGGACAGAAACGGACAGGTTTTCATTATTCACAATCGTGTTCAGAATATTTACGAAGTTGAAGCCACAATTAAACGTATAGTTCCGGATGCAAAAACAGTGGTTGGCCACGGACAAATGGAAGGCCCGAAACTGGAGAAAGTAATGCTCGATTTTATAAATGGTAAATTCGATGTATTGATTGCCACTACAATTATTGAATCGGGGCTGGATATTCCAAATGCCAACACCATAATAATTAACCACGCTCAAAATTTTGGATTAAGCGACCTCCACCAGCTACGTGGACGTGTTGGACGCTCGAATAAAAAAGCATTCTGTTACCTGATTGCTCCGCCACTTTCAACCGTTAGTGCCGAAGCACGCAGGCGTTTGCAGGCCATCGAACAGTTTTCGGAATTGGGCAGCGGTTTTAACATTGCCATGCAGGATCTCGATATTCGTGGTGCCGGAAATATGCTTGGCGCTGAACAAAGTGGTTTTATTGCCGACATTGGTTTCGAAACCTATCACCGAATTTTAAATGAAGCGATTCAGGAATTAAAACAAGGCGAGTTTAAAGATCTGTTTGCAGAAGAAGACAAAGCACAATCGCAGGCTTTCCTGAATATAAAATACGTAAACGATTGTACCATCGACACCGATATGGAATTGCTTTTCCCAAGCGATTATATTCCGGGCAACTCGGAGCGAATGATGCTTTACCGCGAATTGGATAATATCGAAAGTAAAGACGCGCTGGACAATTTTACCAAAGGATTACAAGACCGTTTTGGAGAACTTCCGCGCGAAAGCCGCGAACTAATCGACATTCTGCCACTGCGTTGGAAAGCCATCGATTTGAGCATGGAAAGGATCATTCTGAAAAACAAAAAAATGATCTGCTACTTTGTTTCCGATCAGAAATCGTCGTTCTACCAATCGGGCGATTTTATTAAAATTGTGCAATACGTACAAACAGGAAAATCGAAAGGCCGGATGAAAGAAACAAATGGAAAACTAACACTCAGTTTTTCAAATGTTCCGAATGTGGAAACAGCTGATTATATACTTCGTGAGATTATTGATGAAGCAAAAAGTTAA
- a CDS encoding alpha-amylase family protein, translating into MKKLTSILLILVLFACQPNHQQKPEKTDSPEGKYVVYQVFSRLFGNTNTTNKPWGTIEENGVGKFNDFTDRALEEIKSMGVTHIWYTGVPHHDVITDYSDYGISNDDPDVVKGRAGSPYAVKDYYNVNPDLAVDPANRLAEFEALIERTHQHGMKVIIDIVPNHVARNYQSISKPEGVADFGENDDTSVEYKRDNNFYYIPGEAFQVPEFLNGYQPLGGDDHPLADGKFDENPAKWTGNGARLAQPGFYDWYETVKVNYGVKPDGTYDFDLLLEGFDREDCKAHFEFWQNKDVPDSWKKFRDIAIYWMDKGVDGFRYDMAEMVPVEFWSYMNSALKMKNPDAFLLAEVYNPALYRDYIHKGKMDYLYDKVELYDTLKHIMQGHGSTDNLPAIYDGLQDIEHHMLHFLENHDEQRIASAGFAGKAEKGKPAMVVSTCLSTSPTMIYFGQNVGEPGDDDMGFGDETRTSIFDYCGVPAHQRWMNNGKFDGAQLSDSEIELNSFYKNLLSFSAQSAALMGEYKEIHLYNRQNTEGYTDKVFSFVRWNGDDRLIVVSNFEETSHKFQLKLDEKTLKAMHLTDGLYKLTDQLANEDELVLEVKNGKGKVEIALSGLESVILKMDLLADLVE; encoded by the coding sequence ATGAAAAAACTAACATCCATCCTTTTAATTCTGGTGTTATTTGCCTGCCAGCCCAATCATCAACAAAAACCAGAAAAAACCGATTCACCGGAAGGAAAATATGTGGTTTACCAGGTGTTTTCCCGTTTGTTCGGAAATACCAACACCACCAATAAACCATGGGGAACTATTGAAGAAAACGGGGTGGGTAAGTTCAACGACTTTACCGACCGTGCATTGGAAGAAATTAAATCGATGGGTGTTACGCACATTTGGTATACGGGTGTTCCGCATCATGATGTGATAACCGATTATAGCGATTATGGCATTTCAAACGACGATCCCGATGTGGTAAAAGGCCGCGCTGGTTCGCCTTATGCGGTGAAGGATTATTATAACGTAAATCCCGATCTGGCTGTTGATCCGGCAAACCGATTGGCAGAATTTGAAGCCTTAATCGAACGAACTCACCAGCACGGCATGAAGGTAATCATCGACATTGTTCCTAATCACGTTGCCCGAAATTACCAGTCGATTTCGAAACCTGAAGGAGTTGCTGATTTTGGCGAGAACGACGATACTTCGGTGGAATACAAACGCGACAATAACTTCTATTACATTCCCGGCGAGGCATTTCAGGTTCCGGAATTTTTGAACGGTTACCAGCCTTTGGGAGGCGATGACCATCCACTGGCTGATGGGAAATTTGATGAAAATCCCGCCAAATGGACGGGCAACGGAGCGCGCTTAGCTCAACCCGGATTTTATGACTGGTACGAAACGGTAAAAGTAAATTATGGCGTAAAGCCCGATGGAACTTATGACTTTGATCTGCTGCTGGAAGGTTTCGACAGGGAAGATTGCAAAGCTCATTTCGAGTTCTGGCAGAATAAAGATGTGCCGGATTCGTGGAAGAAATTCAGGGATATTGCCATTTACTGGATGGATAAAGGAGTAGATGGTTTCCGTTACGATATGGCTGAAATGGTTCCGGTGGAATTCTGGAGTTATATGAATTCTGCATTGAAAATGAAAAACCCGGATGCGTTTCTGTTGGCGGAAGTTTATAATCCTGCCCTATATCGCGACTATATTCATAAAGGGAAAATGGATTACCTGTACGACAAAGTGGAGTTGTACGACACGCTAAAACACATTATGCAAGGACACGGAAGCACCGATAATTTGCCGGCGATTTACGATGGCTTGCAAGATATTGAACACCATATGTTGCACTTTTTGGAAAATCACGATGAGCAGCGTATTGCCAGTGCCGGTTTTGCCGGAAAAGCCGAGAAAGGAAAACCGGCGATGGTGGTATCAACCTGTTTGAGCACTTCGCCAACTATGATTTATTTTGGGCAAAATGTGGGCGAACCCGGCGATGACGACATGGGTTTTGGCGATGAAACACGAACTTCGATTTTTGATTATTGTGGTGTGCCTGCCCATCAACGCTGGATGAACAATGGGAAATTTGATGGTGCCCAGCTTTCTGATTCAGAAATAGAACTGAATTCGTTTTACAAAAATCTGTTGAGTTTCTCGGCACAATCTGCGGCATTGATGGGTGAGTACAAAGAAATCCATTTGTATAACCGCCAAAACACAGAGGGATACACCGATAAAGTGTTTTCGTTTGTTCGCTGGAACGGAGATGACCGTTTGATAGTGGTGAGTAATTTCGAAGAAACTTCGCACAAATTTCAATTGAAACTGGATGAAAAAACACTAAAGGCCATGCATTTAACAGACGGTTTGTATAAACTAACTGACCAACTGGCAAATGAAGATGAATTGGTACTGGAGGTGAAAAATGGAAAGGGTAAGGTTGAGATAGCATTATCAGGGCTGGAATCGGTCATTTTGAAAATGGATTTGCTTGCAGATCTTGTAGAATAG
- a CDS encoding BlaI/MecI/CopY family transcriptional regulator, with translation MKTLTKAEEQVMHILWNLKEGVVKQVVDGFGDDKPAYTTVATVLNVLEKKGFVTHKKIGNTNLFSPAVSKTDYTKVQFSSLLKNYFNGSFPKMATFFAKENNLDMEQLEEMLKITENELNKEKND, from the coding sequence ATGAAGACATTAACAAAAGCAGAAGAACAAGTAATGCATATTCTCTGGAATTTAAAAGAAGGAGTTGTAAAGCAGGTAGTTGACGGCTTTGGAGATGATAAACCGGCCTACACCACCGTCGCAACTGTTTTAAATGTACTGGAGAAAAAGGGATTTGTTACCCACAAAAAGATTGGCAATACGAATCTCTTTTCGCCTGCGGTTAGTAAAACGGATTACACAAAAGTCCAGTTTTCGTCTTTACTGAAAAACTATTTCAACGGCTCGTTTCCGAAAATGGCTACCTTTTTTGCCAAAGAAAATAACCTGGACATGGAGCAGTTGGAAGAAATGCTAAAGATTACTGAGAATGAATTAAACAAAGAAAAGAATGATTAG
- a CDS encoding YdeI/OmpD-associated family protein, translating to MQKKYFKNTGEWEKWLEQNHDKEKELFLLYYKKHTGKPCISYDDSVKTALCYGWIDGLVNRIDDECYTRRFTPRNVKSIWSESNKKRVAELLKEGKMKPAGLKLVEAAKKNGNWDKVIEPPKVDTTPSAAFKSALGENPEAKVFYDSLATNHKNQFVIWINMAKRAETKEKRIKESIELLNNKKKLGLK from the coding sequence ATGCAGAAAAAGTATTTTAAAAATACGGGCGAGTGGGAAAAGTGGCTCGAACAAAACCACGATAAAGAAAAGGAACTGTTTCTGCTCTATTACAAAAAGCACACCGGTAAACCATGCATTTCTTACGACGATTCAGTAAAAACAGCCCTGTGTTACGGCTGGATCGATGGTTTGGTAAACCGTATCGACGATGAATGTTATACCCGACGATTCACACCACGGAATGTAAAAAGTATTTGGTCAGAATCAAACAAAAAACGTGTTGCCGAATTACTGAAAGAAGGGAAAATGAAACCTGCCGGATTAAAACTGGTAGAAGCAGCAAAAAAGAATGGCAATTGGGATAAAGTGATTGAGCCACCGAAAGTTGATACTACTCCTTCTGCCGCATTTAAATCGGCACTTGGCGAAAACCCTGAAGCTAAAGTATTTTATGATTCGTTGGCTACCAACCATAAAAACCAGTTTGTTATTTGGATTAACATGGCTAAACGTGCAGAAACTAAAGAGAAGCGGATTAAGGAATCGATTGAGTTGTTGAATAATAAAAAGAAGTTAGGGTTAAAATAA
- a CDS encoding peroxiredoxin, with product MRLIVITALLLSISFSSFSQELNVGDKAPSFSTVADNGSTWNVNDHLGDKFIVVYFYPAAMTGGCTKQACAYRDLKTEIDAADALVVGISGDNVEGLQLFKKANDLNFPLLSDENGDIAGKFGVPTRDGGTITREIDGQSFDLVRGTSASRWTFIIDKKGTIVYKNTDVDASTDSAEILDFLKNNS from the coding sequence ATGAGGTTAATTGTAATTACAGCACTATTATTAAGTATATCGTTCAGCAGTTTTTCGCAGGAATTAAATGTTGGCGACAAAGCACCGTCTTTTTCTACCGTGGCCGACAATGGCTCAACATGGAATGTAAACGATCATTTGGGCGACAAATTTATTGTGGTTTATTTTTACCCGGCAGCAATGACTGGCGGTTGTACAAAACAAGCCTGTGCCTACCGCGACCTGAAAACGGAGATTGACGCGGCTGATGCTCTTGTAGTTGGAATTAGCGGCGATAATGTTGAAGGTCTTCAGCTTTTTAAAAAGGCCAACGACCTTAATTTCCCGTTACTTTCGGATGAAAATGGTGACATTGCTGGTAAATTTGGAGTCCCCACACGCGATGGCGGAACCATTACACGCGAAATTGATGGCCAAAGTTTTGACTTGGTTCGGGGTACTTCTGCATCCCGTTGGACATTCATAATCGACAAAAAAGGAACAATTGTTTATAAGAACACAGACGTTGATGCAAGTACAGACTCCGCGGAAATATTGGATTTTCTAAAAAACAATTCTTAA